One part of the Prionailurus bengalensis isolate Pbe53 chromosome B2, Fcat_Pben_1.1_paternal_pri, whole genome shotgun sequence genome encodes these proteins:
- the RPL7L1 gene encoding 60S ribosomal protein L7-like 1 isoform X1 — translation MAEQEQRKKIPLVPENLLKKRKAYQALKATQAKQALLDKKEQKKGKEVKFKRLEWFLHDAWRQQRDRVRLRRLEVKPHGLEVPDKHSLAFVVRIQRINGVSSLVQRTIARLRLKKIFSGVFFRVTPQTIKTLRIVEPYVAWGFPNLKSVRELILKRGQAKVKSKTIPLTDNTVIEEHLGKYGVICLEDLIHEIAFPGKNFQAICDFLRPFHLSVARHATKNRVGFLKEVGLPGYRGERINQLIRQLN, via the exons ATGGCGGAGCAAGA gcaaagaaaaaagattcctttgGTTCCAGAAAATCTCCTGAAAAAGAGGAAGGCGTATCAGGCCCTTAAAGCCACTCAAGCGAAGCAGGCACTTTTGGACAAGAAGGAG cagaagaaaggaaaagaggtcaAGTTTAAGCGACTGGAATGGTTCCTACATGATGCCTGGCGGCAGCAACGCGACAGGGTGCGCCTCAGACGACTAGAAGTGAAACCTCACGGTTTGGAAGTGCCGGATAAACATTCCTTGGCCTTTGTTGTACGCATCCAAAG GATTAATGGGGTGAGTTCACTGGTGCAGAGGACCATTGCAAGGCTTCGCCTGAAGAAGATTTTCAGTGGTGTCTTTTTCAGAGTGACCCCCCAGACCATAAAAACGCTGCGTATAGTGGAACCGTATGTGGCCTGGGG ATTTCCAAATCTGAAGTCTGTCCGGGAACTCATCTTGAAACGTGGACAAGCCAAGGTCAAGAGTAAAACCATCCCTTTGACAGACAACACAGTgattgaggagcacctgg GGAAGTACGGTGTTATTTGCTTGGAAGACCTCATTCATGAAATTGCCTTTCCGGGGAAGAATTTCCAGGCCATTTGTGACTTCTTACGTCCTTTCCATCTCTCAGTGGCCCGTCATGCTACCAAGAATAGAGTGGGCTTTCTCAAGGAGGTGGGCTTACCAGGCTATCGAGGAGAACGCATCAATCAGCTCATTCGGCAGCTGAATTAA
- the RPL7L1 gene encoding 60S ribosomal protein L7-like 1 isoform X3 — protein sequence MAEQEQRKKIPLVPENLLKKRKAYQALKATQAKQALLDKKEQKKGKEVKFKRLEWFLHDAWRQQRDRVRLRRLEVKPHGLEVPDKHSLAFVVRIQRINGVSSLVQRTIARLRLKKIFSGVFFRVTPQTIKTLRIVEPYVAWGFPNLKSVRELILKRGQAKVKSKTIPLTDNTVIEEHLVARHATKNRVGFLKEVGLPGYRGERINQLIRQLN from the exons ATGGCGGAGCAAGA gcaaagaaaaaagattcctttgGTTCCAGAAAATCTCCTGAAAAAGAGGAAGGCGTATCAGGCCCTTAAAGCCACTCAAGCGAAGCAGGCACTTTTGGACAAGAAGGAG cagaagaaaggaaaagaggtcaAGTTTAAGCGACTGGAATGGTTCCTACATGATGCCTGGCGGCAGCAACGCGACAGGGTGCGCCTCAGACGACTAGAAGTGAAACCTCACGGTTTGGAAGTGCCGGATAAACATTCCTTGGCCTTTGTTGTACGCATCCAAAG GATTAATGGGGTGAGTTCACTGGTGCAGAGGACCATTGCAAGGCTTCGCCTGAAGAAGATTTTCAGTGGTGTCTTTTTCAGAGTGACCCCCCAGACCATAAAAACGCTGCGTATAGTGGAACCGTATGTGGCCTGGGG ATTTCCAAATCTGAAGTCTGTCCGGGAACTCATCTTGAAACGTGGACAAGCCAAGGTCAAGAGTAAAACCATCCCTTTGACAGACAACACAGTgattgaggagcacctgg TGGCCCGTCATGCTACCAAGAATAGAGTGGGCTTTCTCAAGGAGGTGGGCTTACCAGGCTATCGAGGAGAACGCATCAATCAGCTCATTCGGCAGCTGAATTAA
- the RPL7L1 gene encoding 60S ribosomal protein L7-like 1 isoform X2, whose protein sequence is MAEQEQRKKIPLVPENLLKKRKAYQALKATQAKQALLDKKEKKGKEVKFKRLEWFLHDAWRQQRDRVRLRRLEVKPHGLEVPDKHSLAFVVRIQRINGVSSLVQRTIARLRLKKIFSGVFFRVTPQTIKTLRIVEPYVAWGFPNLKSVRELILKRGQAKVKSKTIPLTDNTVIEEHLGKYGVICLEDLIHEIAFPGKNFQAICDFLRPFHLSVARHATKNRVGFLKEVGLPGYRGERINQLIRQLN, encoded by the exons ATGGCGGAGCAAGA gcaaagaaaaaagattcctttgGTTCCAGAAAATCTCCTGAAAAAGAGGAAGGCGTATCAGGCCCTTAAAGCCACTCAAGCGAAGCAGGCACTTTTGGACAAGAAGGAG aagaaaggaaaagaggtcaAGTTTAAGCGACTGGAATGGTTCCTACATGATGCCTGGCGGCAGCAACGCGACAGGGTGCGCCTCAGACGACTAGAAGTGAAACCTCACGGTTTGGAAGTGCCGGATAAACATTCCTTGGCCTTTGTTGTACGCATCCAAAG GATTAATGGGGTGAGTTCACTGGTGCAGAGGACCATTGCAAGGCTTCGCCTGAAGAAGATTTTCAGTGGTGTCTTTTTCAGAGTGACCCCCCAGACCATAAAAACGCTGCGTATAGTGGAACCGTATGTGGCCTGGGG ATTTCCAAATCTGAAGTCTGTCCGGGAACTCATCTTGAAACGTGGACAAGCCAAGGTCAAGAGTAAAACCATCCCTTTGACAGACAACACAGTgattgaggagcacctgg GGAAGTACGGTGTTATTTGCTTGGAAGACCTCATTCATGAAATTGCCTTTCCGGGGAAGAATTTCCAGGCCATTTGTGACTTCTTACGTCCTTTCCATCTCTCAGTGGCCCGTCATGCTACCAAGAATAGAGTGGGCTTTCTCAAGGAGGTGGGCTTACCAGGCTATCGAGGAGAACGCATCAATCAGCTCATTCGGCAGCTGAATTAA
- the CB2H6orf226 gene encoding uncharacterized protein C6orf226 homolog yields the protein MACELLYISSDGGCTHLTRKCLPALMSGLRPGMEQHSGRVRPDPGPPPAESAPASVTLAQLLQLVQEGRELPGLERRCITATHGEPTAPRLPRRPKPWEASGSAEAPAPPP from the coding sequence ATGGCCTGCGAGCTCCTCTACATTTCCTCGGACGGTGGTTGCACCCACCTCACCCGGAAGTGCTTGCCCGCACTCATGTCAGGCTTGCGCCCCGGCATGGAGCAGCACAGCGGTCGGGTCCGCCCTGACCCGGGCCCGCCGCCCGCGGAGTCGGCCCCCGCCTCGGTGACCCTGGCGCAGCTCCTGCAGCTGGTCCAGGAGGGCCGGGAGCTCCCGGGCCTGGAGAGGCGCTGCATCACAGCGACCCACGGCGAACCCACGGCGCCCCGGCTCCCGCGGAGGCCCAAGCCCTGGGAGGCCTCGGGGTCGGCTGAggcccccgcgccgccgccgTAG
- the PTCRA gene encoding pre T-cell antigen receptor alpha, translated as MARTWLLLLLALGCPALPIDLISFPSSPAVTTLLRLAQQGVGGTPFPSLAPPITLLVDGKQQTLVVCLVLDVAPPGLESPIWFSAGNGSSLDAFTYGPSPEADGTWTSLAQLSLPSEELAAWENLVCHTGPGAGDHSQSTRPLQLSGETSSARTCLWEPLRGTRGQALRLGALRLLLFKLLLFDVLLTCSRLRALPSTLGDSGLPAPPRAPLEPRRLPQPPPAAEPSAPATWIRRSAGGTAGPGLTLSLQPRLLGWESRSPVWEEGTLPTHRAWAWCS; from the exons ATGGCCAGGACTTGGCTGCTGCTTCTCCTGGCCCTCGGGTGTCCAGCCCTGCCCATAG atcttatttccttcccttcctccccagcgGTAACCACTCTCCTGAGACTGGCACAACAAG GTGTGGGCGGCAcacccttcccctctctggccccACCAATCACGCTGCTGGTGGATGGGAAGCAGCAGACGCTGGTGGTCTGCCTGGTCCTCGATGTTGCACCCCCTGGCCTTGAGAGCCCCATCTGGTTCTCAGCTGGCAATGGCAGCTCGCTGGACGCCTTCACCTACGGCCCTTCCCCAGAGGCTGACGGCACCTGGACTAGCTTAGCccagctctccctgccctctgaggAGCTAGCAGCCTGGGAAAACTTGGTTTGCCACACTGGGCCCGGGGCCGGCGACCACAGCCAGAGCACACGGCCCCTCCAGCTGTCAG GAGAGACTTCCTCAGCCAGAACCTGCCTCTGGGAGCCTCTCAGGG GGACGCGGGGCCAGGCGCTGCGGCTGGGGGCGCTGCGACTGCTGCTTTTCAAGCTGCTGCTGTTTGACGTGCTCCTGACCTGCAGCCGCCTCCGTGCCCTGCCCTCCACGCTGGGGGACTCCGGGCTCCCCGCGCCCCCCAGGGCCCCCCTGGAGCCCCGCCGTCTCCCGCAGCCTCCGCCCGCAGCAGAGCCTTCAGCTCCAGCCACCTGGATTCGCCGCAGTGCTGGGGGGACGGCAGGCCCGGGGCTCACCCTGTCGCTGCAGCCCCGCCTTCTCGGCTGGGAGTCCAGGAGCccggtgtgggaggaggggacgCTCCCTACCCACCGAGCCTGGGCCTGGTGCTCGTGA